The Natronosporangium hydrolyticum nucleotide sequence CGCGAGGTCGACGAGCACGACACGCCCGCAGAGGTGGACGCTGCCTTCCGGACCCAGCGGCGGGTCTCCGCCGCGTACTTCACACTCTTCCTGGTCGCGGTGACCGGGGTGCCGGCGCTGACGCTCGCCCTGGACTGGTGGTCGGCCGGCCGGCTGATCGGCGGCATGAGCCCCGGCTTCGTGATGGCCGCGTTCGGGCTCTACCTGTTCTTCTTCCTGATCGGGCTCGCCGCCGCCACCCTCGCCACCGCCGTCGAGGCCCGGATGCTCGGCGGGCCGGCTGAGGAGCCTGGGCCGCCCGGGGACGGTCCTCCGTGACCAGTCTCAGCGTCGCGGTCCTGGTCGTGGTGCTGGGGCTGGCCGGGGGAGTGGCGGTGGCGATCCGCCCCCGCCGGGTGTCGACCGTGGACTACTACCTGGCCGGCCGGCGGGTGGGGGTGGCGACCAACGCGTCGGCGATCTGCGGTGACTACTTCTCCGCCGCCTCTTTTCTGGGCGTCGCCGCCGCCGTCTACGTGTCCGGTCTGGACGGAGTCTGGTACGCGGTCGGGTTCGCGGCCGGGTTCGTGCCGGTACTGCTCTTCGTCGCCGCACCGCTGCGGCGGTTCGGCGAATTCTCCATCCCCGACTTCCTGGGCCGGCGGCTCGCCTCGGAACGGGTCCGGCTGGTGGCGGTCGGCGTCGTCCAGCTGATCATCCTGTCGTACCTGGTGCCGCAAGCGGTCGGCAGCGGGATCACCTGGCAGCTGCTGGTCGGGCAGGGCATCGCCGGTCTCTCCCCGTACGCCACCGGGGTGCTGATCTCCACCGCGGCGATCGCCGGCCTGGTCGCCATGGGCGGCATGCGCGGCACCACCTGGACCCAGGCGGTGCAGTTCCTGCTGCTGCTCGCGGCGGTGTGCTGGCTGGCGGCGGCGGTGCTCGGCTCCGGGTTCAGCTACGGCGGCGCGGTGGCGGACCTGTCGGCCGAGCCGCTGGCCAATCCGGTCGCCGAGGAGGCCGACCAGTGGCGGCTCGCCCCGGAGGCGAACCAGCTCGACGAGGCGGAGACCGCCCACTTCGGCGAGCCCGGGGCGCGCTACGGCCGGCTCGGCCAGTTCGCGCTGATCATCACCCTGGTGATGGGCACCGCCGGCCTGCCGCACGTGATGAACCGGTACTTCACCAGCCCCACCGGGACCGCCGCCCGGATGACCACGGTGTGGGTGCTCGGGCTGGCCGGCCTCTTCTACGCCCTCGCGGTGATGCTCGGCACCGCCGCCCGGTCGATGATCCCGGGGGCGATCGACGATCACCCGTGGCTGGCGGAGCTGACCGTCGACGGGGTGCTGCGGGTCCCCGAGCATGCCCTGCCGGTGCTGGGTCGGCTCTACGGCGGCACCGCCGGGCTGGGGGTGGTCGCCGCCGGGGCACTGGTCGCGGTGATGTCGACCATCGCCGGGCTGTTGCTCGCCGCCGCCGCGTCCTGGGGTCACGACGTCTACGAGCGGCACCTCAACCCGCGCGCCTCGCAGCGGCAGGCGGTGTGGGCCGGGCGCGGCACCGTGATCGTGGTGGCGTGCGCGACCGCCGGCCTGGCGCTGGCGCTGCGCCCGGAGTCGTTGAGCGCGCTGCTGCCCTCGATCGTGGCGACCATGGTGACCTGGGCGTTCGCCCTAGCAGGCTCGGCGCTGACGCCGGTGTTCATCCTGACCATCTGGTGGCGCGGCACCACCGCCGCCGGCGCCGTCGCCGGCATGCTCACCGGCGGCACCGCCGCGGTCAGCATGTTCGTCGCCGGCACGCTCACCGGCGACCGGGGGTTGGGCGAGATGCTGATGACCCCGACGCTGGTCGCCGCGCCGGTGGCCGCCCTGGTCACGATCATCGTCTCGCGCCGCGGTCAGCCGCCGGCCGACACCGAGGCGATGTGGCTGACCATGCACGGCACCGCCGCCGACCGGCAGGCCGAACGGCTGGCCCGGTTGACGGTGCAGCGGCCGGCCCGCCGACCGCGGCGGCGAGGAACCACCGATGCCCAGCGGTAGCCGGGTGCTCGCCGGGGTGCTGATCCTCGCCTGGGCGGTGGTCTACCTGGTCACCCAGGTGCTGGTGACGCCTTCGCTGGGGGTCGGCACCACGCTGCTCGCCGGGGTGCTGCTGACCACCGTGCTGACGCTCGGCTATCCGTCGGCGCTACGCGGCCCGCGGGCTGCCCGGACGCTGAGCCGGCAGCCGGGCGCTGACGGCTCCGGCTCTGGCTCCGGACGCACCATCGCCGCCGCCGGCCGGTCGATGCCGCTGCGCTCCGGGCTCACCCCGGACGCCGCCCGCCGCACCGCGCAGCTGCTGCGGCCATTACTGGGCGGCGACGCGGTGGCGATCACCGACCGGGAACGGGTGCTGGCCTTCGTCGGCCCCGGCGCCGATCACCATCACGACGCCGACGAGCCACGCTCCGGGCCCGGAGCCCGCGCGATCGCCCGGGCCCGGACGGTGGTGGTGCGGGGACGCGGCTCGCTCGGCTGCCCCGAGCCGCAGTGTCCGCTGCACTCGGCGGTGGTAGCGCCGCTGGCGATCGGCGCCCGGGTAGTCGGCACCCTGCAGGTCTACCGCGTCCACGAGGACCCACCCCCGCGGGACCTGGTCGGCGGGCTCGCCGGCATCCTCTCGCTACACCTGGAGCTGGCCGAGGCAGACCGGGAACGCAACCTCGCCGCCGACGCCAAACTGGACGCGTTGCGGGCCCAGATCAACCCGCACTTCCTGTTCAACGTTCTCAACACCATCGCCTCCAAGGCCCGCACCGATCCGGAACAGGCGCGGCAACTGCTGCTGCGGCTGTCGGACTTCTTCCGGTACGCGGTCCGGCAGGACGGCCACTTCGCCGAGTTCGCCCAGGAGTACTTCTTCGTCCGTACCTATCTGTCGTTGGAGCAGGCCCGCTACGGCGACCGGTTGCGGGTCCGCTACGACATCGACCCGCAGGTGCTCACCGCCCACGTACCGGTGCTGACCATCCAGCCGCTGGTGGAGAACGCGGTGAAACACGGGCTCGCCGACAAGGTGGCCGGCGGCACGGTCCGGCTAAAGGCACGGGTCGATCCGCTGACCCGGACCACCTCGATCGAGGTCGCCGACGACGGTGTCGGCATCCCCGCCGACATCCTCGCCCGGATCACCAGCGGCGAGTTCGGCGAGTCGCGGGCCGGCCCTCGCCCACCCGGTGGCCTCGAAGCTGGTGTCGACGGTGCCGCCGGAGCTGCCGCCGAGGGCGGCGTGGGGTTGCGCAACATTTCGCAGCGGCTGGAGACCCTCTTCAAGGAGCGGTACGCCCTTCAGGTCAACTCTACGGTCGGAAAGGGGACCGTGGTGGAGCTGCGGATCCCGCTACGCTGACCCCATGCGCGCCCGCGCCCTGATCGTCGACGACGAAGCCCCGGCCCGCGCCGAGCTGCGTTACCTGCTGGAAGAGTTCACCCACGTGCAGGTGGTCGGCGAGGCGACAAATGGTGAGGAGGCGTTGGAGCTGATCCGCTCCCTCGCCTACGACCTGGTGCTGCTCGACATCCGGATGCCGGGTGGCAGCGGGCTGGAGGTTGCGTCGGCGCTGCGGCGGCTGCCGAACCCGCCCCGGGTCATCTTCACCACCGCGTACCCGGACCACGCGGTCGCCGCCTTCGACCTGGAGGCGGCCGACTACCTGGTCAAACCGTTCGACGCCGACCGGCTCGGCCGAGCCCTGGACCGGGCGCTGACCGCCTCGGCGGAGGAGCCCAAGCCGGCCCCGCGCGGCTCGCCACCGGCCGGAGCCCTCGCCGAACCTCCCACCCAGGACCCGACGCCGCCGCGGGTCGAACCGCTGAGCCGGATCCCGGTGCAGCGCGACGGCCGGACGGTGCTGGTCGACCCGGCGGCGATCGTCTACGCCAGCGCGGTGCGCGGGTACGCGTACCTGAAGCTCGCCGAGGAACGGGTGCTGGTGACCTTCTCCCTCAACGAGCTGGAGCGCCGGCTGCGCGGCCACTTTTTCCGGACCCACCGCTCCTACCTGGTCAACCTCGACCATGTCCGGGAGCTGGTGCCCGACTTCAAGGGTTCGCTGGCGCTGGTCATGAACGACCGGCAGCGCAGCCGGGTGTCGGTCTCCCGGCGGCAGGCCCGGCAGTTGCGCCGCCGGCTCGGTGTCTGACCGGGAGACTGTGCCACCCTGCTTACTCGGTCCGCGGTAGCCGCAGGAACACCATCCCGCGTAGGTCCAGCCAGGTGCCGCGGGGGGTGCGGACCAGGCGCAGCACCACCTCGTCGCAGCTGGGGCAGCGGGCCACCAGCCCCGGGGCCCGGTGGTAGAGGCGCAGTGACGCGACCGGCCCGACCAGGCCACAGGTGACACACTCGCCGGAGGCGCTGGTGACATCGACAGTGAAGATCTCACTCAGCGGCCCGGCGAGGGCGTTGCCATCCTGGTAATCCTGGTAGCGCTGGTAGTCCTGGTAGTCGGTGGTGCTCACAGGTTGCCGATCCATGGCGTCAACCTCCGGTGGGGCCGAAACGTTCCGTCCGGATCTGCTCCGGTGCATGGCCGAGCTGCACCAGCGCGTCGGCGGCGGCCTCGACGAACCCGGTCGGGCCGCACACGAAGCAGCGCGGCCCCGTCACCGGTGACCAGTCCGCGGCGGCCAGATCCGCCGGTGTGAGCCGGCCGACCGGTCGCTCGCTCCCGGCCGGCGCCGCCCGGGTGTAGACATACGACAGCGAGATCCCGCCCCATTCGGCGGCGAACCCGGCCAGCTCGCCCGTGTAGTAGGCGGCTGCGGGGGAGCGCGTCGAATACACCAGCCGGAAGCGGGCGGAGTTCCCGGCGGCGTGCCGGTGCCGGATCATCGACATCAACGGCACGATCCCGGAACCGCCGGCGACGAGCAGCACCGGTGCCACCTCCTGCGGCCGCCACACGAACCAACCCCCCACCGGGCCCCGGATCTCCAGCGGATCCCCCACCCGGAACTGGTCGGTCAGGTACGGCGAGACCTCCCCACCCGGTACCCGTTCGATGGTCAGCTCCACCTGGTCGGCGGTGGGCGCCCCGGCTACCGAGTAGCTCCGTTGGGCCTGGTAGCCGTCGGCGGCGGTCAACCGCAGGTCCACGTGCTGGCCCGCGACATGGCCGGGCCAGCCCGGCACTGCCAGCGTCAACGTCCGGGCGGTGGCGGTCTCGTCCCGGTACGAGGCCAGCCGGGCCACCCGCCAGGGCAGCCGGCGACCGGTCGGCCGCCGGCCGGTCAGTCGCTGGCCGGTCAATCGCCCTGGTACCGCTGTTCGCGCCATGGGTCTCCGTAGTTGTGGTAGCCGGCGGTCTCCCAGAAGCCAGGTTCGTCGGCGAAGCCGAGCGTCAACCCGTGGATCCACTTGGCCGACTTCCACAGGTACAGGTGGGGCACGAGCAACCGGGCCGGACCACCGTGCTCCGGCGCCAACTCCTCGCCCTCGTACCGGTAAGCGATCCAGGCCTGCCCGTCGAGCAGATCAGCCAGCGGCAGGTTCGTGGTGTAGCCGCCGTACGCGTCGGCCAGCGCAAAGTCGGCGGCGGTGTCGACCTCCGCGAGCAACACATCCAGCGACACCCCCTGCCACCCGGTGCCGAGCTTCGACCATTTGGTGACACAGTGCAGGTCGACGGTGGGCCGCTCGGACGGCAAGGCCAGCAGCTCCGGCCACGACCAGCGCCGCACCTGGCCGGACTCGGTGGTGATCCGGAACTCCCACTCGGCGGGCGGGATCCGGGGCGTCGGGCCGGCCGAGAGCACCGGGAAGTCCTCGGTCAGATACTGGCCCGGCGGCAACCGCCGGTCGTCGACCCGGTCGCGGCCGGAGAAGCCCGGCGACACAATGCCCACTGGTCAGCCCCCCTCTGCGCCAGCGCTTCCCTCATTGTCGCGTATCGGCGGCCCGGTTTCCGGGCGATGACCGGGGTAGTTCGGCGATCCTGGAAACATGTTCGACGTGGCGGTGGTCGGTGCCGGCCCGGCCGGCTGCGCCGCCGCGCTCGCCGCGACCGGGCGCGGCGCCCGGGTGCTGCTGCTGGACCGGGCCGCCTTCCCGCGGGACAAACCGTGCGGCGACGGCATCGCCCCGCACGCGCTGGCGGTGCTCGACCGGCTCGGCGCCGGCGGGGTCGTGGACGGCTACCCGCCGGTGGCGCGCCTGCGGGTGACCGGGCCCGGCGGCGACGAGGTCGACCGAGCGCTGCCGGAGGTCGCGCACACAGTGCCGCGTACCGTCTTCGACCATCGACTGGTACGCGTCGCGGTCGCCGC carries:
- a CDS encoding cation acetate symporter, which encodes MTSLSVAVLVVVLGLAGGVAVAIRPRRVSTVDYYLAGRRVGVATNASAICGDYFSAASFLGVAAAVYVSGLDGVWYAVGFAAGFVPVLLFVAAPLRRFGEFSIPDFLGRRLASERVRLVAVGVVQLIILSYLVPQAVGSGITWQLLVGQGIAGLSPYATGVLISTAAIAGLVAMGGMRGTTWTQAVQFLLLLAAVCWLAAAVLGSGFSYGGAVADLSAEPLANPVAEEADQWRLAPEANQLDEAETAHFGEPGARYGRLGQFALIITLVMGTAGLPHVMNRYFTSPTGTAARMTTVWVLGLAGLFYALAVMLGTAARSMIPGAIDDHPWLAELTVDGVLRVPEHALPVLGRLYGGTAGLGVVAAGALVAVMSTIAGLLLAAAASWGHDVYERHLNPRASQRQAVWAGRGTVIVVACATAGLALALRPESLSALLPSIVATMVTWAFALAGSALTPVFILTIWWRGTTAAGAVAGMLTGGTAAVSMFVAGTLTGDRGLGEMLMTPTLVAAPVAALVTIIVSRRGQPPADTEAMWLTMHGTAADRQAERLARLTVQRPARRPRRRGTTDAQR
- a CDS encoding histidine kinase; the encoded protein is MPSGSRVLAGVLILAWAVVYLVTQVLVTPSLGVGTTLLAGVLLTTVLTLGYPSALRGPRAARTLSRQPGADGSGSGSGRTIAAAGRSMPLRSGLTPDAARRTAQLLRPLLGGDAVAITDRERVLAFVGPGADHHHDADEPRSGPGARAIARARTVVVRGRGSLGCPEPQCPLHSAVVAPLAIGARVVGTLQVYRVHEDPPPRDLVGGLAGILSLHLELAEADRERNLAADAKLDALRAQINPHFLFNVLNTIASKARTDPEQARQLLLRLSDFFRYAVRQDGHFAEFAQEYFFVRTYLSLEQARYGDRLRVRYDIDPQVLTAHVPVLTIQPLVENAVKHGLADKVAGGTVRLKARVDPLTRTTSIEVADDGVGIPADILARITSGEFGESRAGPRPPGGLEAGVDGAAGAAAEGGVGLRNISQRLETLFKERYALQVNSTVGKGTVVELRIPLR
- a CDS encoding LytR/AlgR family response regulator transcription factor, with the protein product MRARALIVDDEAPARAELRYLLEEFTHVQVVGEATNGEEALELIRSLAYDLVLLDIRMPGGSGLEVASALRRLPNPPRVIFTTAYPDHAVAAFDLEAADYLVKPFDADRLGRALDRALTASAEEPKPAPRGSPPAGALAEPPTQDPTPPRVEPLSRIPVQRDGRTVLVDPAAIVYASAVRGYAYLKLAEERVLVTFSLNELERRLRGHFFRTHRSYLVNLDHVRELVPDFKGSLALVMNDRQRSRVSVSRRQARQLRRRLGV
- a CDS encoding DUF6510 family protein; the encoded protein is MDRQPVSTTDYQDYQRYQDYQDGNALAGPLSEIFTVDVTSASGECVTCGLVGPVASLRLYHRAPGLVARCPSCDEVVLRLVRTPRGTWLDLRGMVFLRLPRTE
- a CDS encoding ferredoxin reductase — encoded protein: MARTAVPGRLTGQRLTGRRPTGRRLPWRVARLASYRDETATARTLTLAVPGWPGHVAGQHVDLRLTAADGYQAQRSYSVAGAPTADQVELTIERVPGGEVSPYLTDQFRVGDPLEIRGPVGGWFVWRPQEVAPVLLVAGGSGIVPLMSMIRHRHAAGNSARFRLVYSTRSPAAAYYTGELAGFAAEWGGISLSYVYTRAAPAGSERPVGRLTPADLAAADWSPVTGPRCFVCGPTGFVEAAADALVQLGHAPEQIRTERFGPTGG
- a CDS encoding molybdopterin-dependent oxidoreductase is translated as MGIVSPGFSGRDRVDDRRLPPGQYLTEDFPVLSAGPTPRIPPAEWEFRITTESGQVRRWSWPELLALPSERPTVDLHCVTKWSKLGTGWQGVSLDVLLAEVDTAADFALADAYGGYTTNLPLADLLDGQAWIAYRYEGEELAPEHGGPARLLVPHLYLWKSAKWIHGLTLGFADEPGFWETAGYHNYGDPWREQRYQGD